From a single Ornithorhynchus anatinus isolate Pmale09 chromosome 15, mOrnAna1.pri.v4, whole genome shotgun sequence genomic region:
- the ASB9 gene encoding ankyrin repeat and SOCS box protein 9 isoform X1 gives MDGQGATENTSKFQGPEERPETQLLPSPLMSDFVCDWSPMHEASVHGRLLSLKKLISQGSGVNLLTADRVSPLHEACLGGHPACADVLLKHGAQVNGVTVDWRTPLYNACVSGSVDCLNLLLQHGASPQAVCDLASPIHQAAKRGHVACVESLTSHGVDIDHDIKHLGTPLYVACENQQIACAKKLLESGASANRGRGLDSPLHLAVTNSNADLVHLLIDFGADTQSKNREGKRPVELVPPRSSLTELFSQLEGPLSLLQLCRLCIRKCFGIKQHHRITELLLPEELKRFLVHI, from the exons ATGGATGGGCAAGGAGCAACTGAAAATACCAGCAAGTTCCAGGGGCCGGAGGAACGGCCTGAGACCCAACTTCTCCCAAGTCCGTTGATGAGTG ATTTTGTATGTGACTGGTCTCCCATGCACGAGGCTTCCGTTCACGGTCGACTACTTTCTCTGAAGAAACTCATCAGTCAG GGCAGTGGGGTAAACCTCCTTACCGCTGACCGCGTGTCTCCCCTTCATGAAGCCTGTCTTGGTGGCCATCCTGCTTGTGCTGATGTCTTACTAAAACATGGGGCCCAG GTGAATGGCGTGACTGTCGACTGGCGCACGCCTTTGTACAATGCCTGTGTCAGTGGTAGTGTGGACTGCCTGAATCTCTTATTGCAGCATGGAGCCAGCCCACAAGCAGTTTGTGACCTGGCCTCACCTATCCACCAAGCTGCTAAAAGAG GGCATGTGGCATGTGTGGAGTCCCTAACATCTCACGGAGTGGATATAGATCACGATATCAAACACCTAGGGACTCCACTTTACGTGGCTTGTGAGAATCAGCAGATAGCCTGTGCCAAGAAGCTACTTgaatcag GAGCGAGTGCTAATAGAGGCAGAGGTCTGGATTCTCCTCTTCACTTGGCTGTCACGAATTCCAACGCAGATCTGGTCCACTTGCTGATTGACTTCGGAGCAGACACGCAGTCCAAGAACAGAGAAGGCAAACGGCCAGTGGAGTTGGTTCCCCCGAGGAGCTCTCTGACCGAGCTCTTTTCTCAGTTAGAAG GGCCCCTGTCCTTGCTCCAGTTATGCCGCCTGTGCATTAGGAAGTGCTTTGGGATCAAACAGCATCACAGGATAACTGAACTCCTGCTACCAGAGGAGCTGAAACGATTTCTCGTGCACATTTAA
- the ASB9 gene encoding ankyrin repeat and SOCS box protein 9 isoform X2, producing MVIMARGDFVCDWSPMHEASVHGRLLSLKKLISQGSGVNLLTADRVSPLHEACLGGHPACADVLLKHGAQVNGVTVDWRTPLYNACVSGSVDCLNLLLQHGASPQAVCDLASPIHQAAKRGHVACVESLTSHGVDIDHDIKHLGTPLYVACENQQIACAKKLLESGASANRGRGLDSPLHLAVTNSNADLVHLLIDFGADTQSKNREGKRPVELVPPRSSLTELFSQLEGPLSLLQLCRLCIRKCFGIKQHHRITELLLPEELKRFLVHI from the exons ATGGTAATAATGGCTCGGGGAG ATTTTGTATGTGACTGGTCTCCCATGCACGAGGCTTCCGTTCACGGTCGACTACTTTCTCTGAAGAAACTCATCAGTCAG GGCAGTGGGGTAAACCTCCTTACCGCTGACCGCGTGTCTCCCCTTCATGAAGCCTGTCTTGGTGGCCATCCTGCTTGTGCTGATGTCTTACTAAAACATGGGGCCCAG GTGAATGGCGTGACTGTCGACTGGCGCACGCCTTTGTACAATGCCTGTGTCAGTGGTAGTGTGGACTGCCTGAATCTCTTATTGCAGCATGGAGCCAGCCCACAAGCAGTTTGTGACCTGGCCTCACCTATCCACCAAGCTGCTAAAAGAG GGCATGTGGCATGTGTGGAGTCCCTAACATCTCACGGAGTGGATATAGATCACGATATCAAACACCTAGGGACTCCACTTTACGTGGCTTGTGAGAATCAGCAGATAGCCTGTGCCAAGAAGCTACTTgaatcag GAGCGAGTGCTAATAGAGGCAGAGGTCTGGATTCTCCTCTTCACTTGGCTGTCACGAATTCCAACGCAGATCTGGTCCACTTGCTGATTGACTTCGGAGCAGACACGCAGTCCAAGAACAGAGAAGGCAAACGGCCAGTGGAGTTGGTTCCCCCGAGGAGCTCTCTGACCGAGCTCTTTTCTCAGTTAGAAG GGCCCCTGTCCTTGCTCCAGTTATGCCGCCTGTGCATTAGGAAGTGCTTTGGGATCAAACAGCATCACAGGATAACTGAACTCCTGCTACCAGAGGAGCTGAAACGATTTCTCGTGCACATTTAA
- the ASB11 gene encoding ankyrin repeat and SOCS box protein 11 isoform X1, giving the protein MEDCPMSLGFKNIFVTIFAAFFFFKLLIKVFLALLTHFYIVKGNKKEAARIAEEIYGGDETVEMLNLIGETKQKYEVQATISSVWKEISFGDYICHSIQGDCWADRSPLHEAASQGRLLSLKNLLAQGVNVNLVTINRVSSLHEACLGGHMACTKVLLEHGASVNGVTVHGVTPLFNACSSGSAACVQLLLEYGAKPQLADHLASPLHEAVKRGHRECMEILLDNDVNIDQEAPLHGTPLYVACTYQRTDCVRKLLELGANVDLGKWSDTPLHAAARQSSAEVIHLLTDYGASLKYRNSQGKCALDLATPQSSVEQALLLRDGPPSLAQLCRLCIRKCLGRSCHRSIYQLCLPELLEKFLLYR; this is encoded by the exons ATGGAGGACTGTCCTATGTCCCTTGGTTTTAAGAACATTTTTGTTACGATTTttgctgccttttttttctttaagcttTTAATTAAAGTGTTTTTGGCTCTATTAACCCATTTCTATATTGTCAAGGGGAACAAAAAGGAGGCTGCCAGGATAGCAGAAGAAATCTATGGAGGAG ATGAAACAGTAGAAATGCTCAATCTAATTGGAGAAACCAAGCAGAAATATGAAGTTCAAGCAACAATATCCAGTGTGTGGAAAGAGATTTCTTTTGGGGACTACATTTGTCATTCAATTCAGGGAG ATTGTTGGGCTGATCGATCACCACTTCATGAAGCTGCATCTCAAGGACGCCTGCTGTCCCTCAAAAATTTACTTGCACAG GGAGTCAACGTGAATCTTGTGACCATAAACCGGGTCTCCTCTCTCCATGAGGCCTGCCTTGGTGGCCATATGGCCTGTACAAAAGTCTTACTGGAGCATGGTGCTTCT GTCAATGGAGTCACTGTGCATGGGGTCACACCTCTCTTTAACGCTTGTTCGAGTGGAAGTGCAGCTTGTGTCCAGTTACTGCTCGAATATGGAGCCAAGCCACAGCTAGCTGATCACCTGGCTTCACCCCTCCATGAGGCAGTGAAGAGAG GTCACAGAGAATGCATGGAGATTCTGCTGGACAATGATGTCAATATTGACCAGGAAGCCCCTCTTCACGGCACTCCGCTCTATGTGGCCTGCACATACCAGAGGACAGACTGTGTCCGGAAGCTACTGGAGCTAG GAGCCAACGTTGACCTAGGCAAATGGTCCGATACCCCCCTCCATGCTGCGGCGAGGCAGTCCAGTGCCGAAGTCATCCACCTGCTGACAGATTACGGGGCCAGTTTGAAATATAGAAACTCTCAAGGGAAATGTGCTCTAGACCTGGCAACTCCCCAAAGCAGCGTGGAACAGGCCCTCCTGCTTCGGGACG GCCCCCCCTCACTTGCTCAGCTCTGCCGACTCTGCATCCGAAAGTGCTTGGGTCGATCGTGCCATCGTTCCATCTATCAATTGTGTCTTCCAGAGCTACTTGAAAAATTCCTCTTATATCGATAG
- the ASB11 gene encoding ankyrin repeat and SOCS box protein 11 isoform X3, with the protein MLNLIGETKQKYEVQATISSVWKEISFGDYICHSIQGDCWADRSPLHEAASQGRLLSLKNLLAQGVNVNLVTINRVSSLHEACLGGHMACTKVLLEHGASVNGVTVHGVTPLFNACSSGSAACVQLLLEYGAKPQLADHLASPLHEAVKRGHRECMEILLDNDVNIDQEAPLHGTPLYVACTYQRTDCVRKLLELGANVDLGKWSDTPLHAAARQSSAEVIHLLTDYGASLKYRNSQGKCALDLATPQSSVEQALLLRDGPPSLAQLCRLCIRKCLGRSCHRSIYQLCLPELLEKFLLYR; encoded by the exons ATGCTCAATCTAATTGGAGAAACCAAGCAGAAATATGAAGTTCAAGCAACAATATCCAGTGTGTGGAAAGAGATTTCTTTTGGGGACTACATTTGTCATTCAATTCAGGGAG ATTGTTGGGCTGATCGATCACCACTTCATGAAGCTGCATCTCAAGGACGCCTGCTGTCCCTCAAAAATTTACTTGCACAG GGAGTCAACGTGAATCTTGTGACCATAAACCGGGTCTCCTCTCTCCATGAGGCCTGCCTTGGTGGCCATATGGCCTGTACAAAAGTCTTACTGGAGCATGGTGCTTCT GTCAATGGAGTCACTGTGCATGGGGTCACACCTCTCTTTAACGCTTGTTCGAGTGGAAGTGCAGCTTGTGTCCAGTTACTGCTCGAATATGGAGCCAAGCCACAGCTAGCTGATCACCTGGCTTCACCCCTCCATGAGGCAGTGAAGAGAG GTCACAGAGAATGCATGGAGATTCTGCTGGACAATGATGTCAATATTGACCAGGAAGCCCCTCTTCACGGCACTCCGCTCTATGTGGCCTGCACATACCAGAGGACAGACTGTGTCCGGAAGCTACTGGAGCTAG GAGCCAACGTTGACCTAGGCAAATGGTCCGATACCCCCCTCCATGCTGCGGCGAGGCAGTCCAGTGCCGAAGTCATCCACCTGCTGACAGATTACGGGGCCAGTTTGAAATATAGAAACTCTCAAGGGAAATGTGCTCTAGACCTGGCAACTCCCCAAAGCAGCGTGGAACAGGCCCTCCTGCTTCGGGACG GCCCCCCCTCACTTGCTCAGCTCTGCCGACTCTGCATCCGAAAGTGCTTGGGTCGATCGTGCCATCGTTCCATCTATCAATTGTGTCTTCCAGAGCTACTTGAAAAATTCCTCTTATATCGATAG
- the ASB11 gene encoding ankyrin repeat and SOCS box protein 11 isoform X2: MEDCPMSLGFKNIFVTIFAAFFFFKLLIKVFLALLTHFYIVKGNKKEAARIAEEIYGGDCWADRSPLHEAASQGRLLSLKNLLAQGVNVNLVTINRVSSLHEACLGGHMACTKVLLEHGASVNGVTVHGVTPLFNACSSGSAACVQLLLEYGAKPQLADHLASPLHEAVKRGHRECMEILLDNDVNIDQEAPLHGTPLYVACTYQRTDCVRKLLELGANVDLGKWSDTPLHAAARQSSAEVIHLLTDYGASLKYRNSQGKCALDLATPQSSVEQALLLRDGPPSLAQLCRLCIRKCLGRSCHRSIYQLCLPELLEKFLLYR; the protein is encoded by the exons ATGGAGGACTGTCCTATGTCCCTTGGTTTTAAGAACATTTTTGTTACGATTTttgctgccttttttttctttaagcttTTAATTAAAGTGTTTTTGGCTCTATTAACCCATTTCTATATTGTCAAGGGGAACAAAAAGGAGGCTGCCAGGATAGCAGAAGAAATCTATGGAGGAG ATTGTTGGGCTGATCGATCACCACTTCATGAAGCTGCATCTCAAGGACGCCTGCTGTCCCTCAAAAATTTACTTGCACAG GGAGTCAACGTGAATCTTGTGACCATAAACCGGGTCTCCTCTCTCCATGAGGCCTGCCTTGGTGGCCATATGGCCTGTACAAAAGTCTTACTGGAGCATGGTGCTTCT GTCAATGGAGTCACTGTGCATGGGGTCACACCTCTCTTTAACGCTTGTTCGAGTGGAAGTGCAGCTTGTGTCCAGTTACTGCTCGAATATGGAGCCAAGCCACAGCTAGCTGATCACCTGGCTTCACCCCTCCATGAGGCAGTGAAGAGAG GTCACAGAGAATGCATGGAGATTCTGCTGGACAATGATGTCAATATTGACCAGGAAGCCCCTCTTCACGGCACTCCGCTCTATGTGGCCTGCACATACCAGAGGACAGACTGTGTCCGGAAGCTACTGGAGCTAG GAGCCAACGTTGACCTAGGCAAATGGTCCGATACCCCCCTCCATGCTGCGGCGAGGCAGTCCAGTGCCGAAGTCATCCACCTGCTGACAGATTACGGGGCCAGTTTGAAATATAGAAACTCTCAAGGGAAATGTGCTCTAGACCTGGCAACTCCCCAAAGCAGCGTGGAACAGGCCCTCCTGCTTCGGGACG GCCCCCCCTCACTTGCTCAGCTCTGCCGACTCTGCATCCGAAAGTGCTTGGGTCGATCGTGCCATCGTTCCATCTATCAATTGTGTCTTCCAGAGCTACTTGAAAAATTCCTCTTATATCGATAG
- the PIGA gene encoding phosphatidylinositol N-acetylglucosaminyltransferase subunit A isoform X1 — protein sequence MTKSHPDMAYRGVGGHGQVLSSDHFHVNCGTRPACRPPMHSICMVSDFFYPNMGGVESHIYQLSQCLIERGHKVIVVTHAYGNRKGVRYLTSGLKVYYLPLKVMYNQSTATTLFHSLPLLRYIFVRERITIIHSHSSFSAMAHDALFHAKTMGLQTVFTDHSLFGFADVSSVLTNKLLTVSLCDTNHIICVSYTSKENTVLRAALNPEIVSVIPNAVDPTDFTPDPFRRDDSVITIVVISRLVYRKGIDLLSGIIPELCQKYPDLHFIVGGEGPKRIVLEEVRERYQLHDRVRLLGALEHQDVRNVLVQGHIFLNTSLTEAFCMAIVEAASCGLQVVSTRVGGIPEVLPENLIILCEPSVKSLCDGLEKAISQLKSGTLPAPEKIHNRVKTFYTWRNVAERTEKVYDRVAGEVVLSMDKRLDRLISHCGPVTGYIFALFAVFSFLFLLFLRWITPDSTIDVAIDATGPNGAWTRQYSERNYRIKTSCKYIGREYCLTNIFKLHDACIQ from the exons ATGACTAAATCGCATCCCGACATGGCTTACAGAGGAGTGGGCGGACACGGACAGGTCCTCTCTTCCGATCACTTCCATGTAAACTGTGGAACTCGTCCAGCGTGCAGACCCCCGATGCATAGCATATGCATGGTATCCGACTTCTTTTATCCAAATATGGGAGGAGTGGAAAGTCACATCTACCAGCTGTCTCAGTGCCTGATTGAAAGAGGCCACAAAGTCATCGTCGTCACCCATGCGTACGGCAACAGGAAAGGCGTCCGTTACCTGACCAGTGGCCTCAAAGTGTATTATTTGCCTCTGAAGGTTATGTACAATCAGTCGACGGCCACAACCCTCTTTCACAGTCTGCCTCTTCTCAGGTACATATTTGTTCGAGAGAGAATCACCATAATCCATTCACATAGTTCTTTTTCTGCCATGGCCCACGATGCACTCTTCCACGCCAAGACCATGGGGCTACAGACAGTCTTCACGGACCATTCTCTTTTTGGATTTGCCGATGTCAGCTCGGTGCTTACTAACAAACTTCTAACCGTGTCACTCTGTGACACAAACCATATAATCTGTGTCTCTTATACTAGCAaagaaaacactgtcctaagagcagCACTGAATCCAGAGATAGTGTCGGTCATCCCCAATGCCGTAGACCCCACCGACTTCACTCCAGATCCGTTTAGGAGAGACGATAGTGTAATAACTATTGTTGTGATCAGCAGGCTTGtttacagaaaag GGATTGATTTGCTTAGCGGGATAATTCCTGAACTGTGTCAGAAATATCCAGATTTACATTTCattgttggaggagaagggccaaagAGAATTGTTTTGGAAGAAGTTCGAGAAAGATACCAACTGCATGACAG AGTGCGACTCCTGGGAGCCTTGGAGCACCAGGACGTTAGAAATGTCTTGGTTCAGGGACATATTTTTCTCAACACTTCTCTTACGGAGGCCTTCTGTATGGCGATTGTCGAAGCTGCTAGTTGCGGTTTACAG GTTGTCAGTACCCGAGTTGGTGGAATTCCTGAGGTTCTCCCAGAAAATCTTATTATCTTATGTGAACCTTCTGTAAAATCTTTGTGTGATGGCTTGGAAAAAGCAATTTCCCAACTGAAATCAGGAACATTGCCAGCTCCAGAAAAAATCCATAATCGAGTGAAGACTTTCTATACTTGGAGGAACGTTGCAGAGAGAACTGAGAAA gTTTATGACCGCGTGGCAGGTGAGGTTGTACTCTCGATGGACAAGCGGCTGGACAGGCTAATATCTCACTGTGGCCCAGTAACTGGTTACATTTTTGCCTTGTTTGCGGTGttcagcttcctcttccttctcttcctgagGTGGATAACTCCGGATTCCACCATTGACGTTGCAATAGATGCCACAGGACCAAATGGAGCGTGGACTCGACA ATATTCGGAAAGAAATTACAGAATTAAGACTTCATGTAAGTATATTGGTAGAGAATATTGTTTGACAAATATTTTCAAATTGCATGATGCCTGCATTCAATAA
- the PIGA gene encoding phosphatidylinositol N-acetylglucosaminyltransferase subunit A isoform X2, with product MTKSHPDMAYRGVGGHGQVLSSDHFHVNCGTRPACRPPMHSICMVSDFFYPNMGGVESHIYQLSQCLIERGHKVIVVTHAYGNRKGVRYLTSGLKVYYLPLKVMYNQSTATTLFHSLPLLRYIFVRERITIIHSHSSFSAMAHDALFHAKTMGLQTVFTDHSLFGFADVSSVLTNKLLTVSLCDTNHIICVSYTSKENTVLRAALNPEIVSVIPNAVDPTDFTPDPFRRDDSVITIVVISRLVYRKGIDLLSGIIPELCQKYPDLHFIVGGEGPKRIVLEEVRERYQLHDRVRLLGALEHQDVRNVLVQGHIFLNTSLTEAFCMAIVEAASCGLQVVSTRVGGIPEVLPENLIILCEPSVKSLCDGLEKAISQLKSGTLPAPEKIHNRVKTFYTWRNVAERTEKVYDRVAGEVVLSMDKRLDRLISHCGPVTGYIFALFAVFSFLFLLFLRWITPDSTIDVAIDATGPNGAWTRQYSFSKKGKKNDEIAKTR from the exons ATGACTAAATCGCATCCCGACATGGCTTACAGAGGAGTGGGCGGACACGGACAGGTCCTCTCTTCCGATCACTTCCATGTAAACTGTGGAACTCGTCCAGCGTGCAGACCCCCGATGCATAGCATATGCATGGTATCCGACTTCTTTTATCCAAATATGGGAGGAGTGGAAAGTCACATCTACCAGCTGTCTCAGTGCCTGATTGAAAGAGGCCACAAAGTCATCGTCGTCACCCATGCGTACGGCAACAGGAAAGGCGTCCGTTACCTGACCAGTGGCCTCAAAGTGTATTATTTGCCTCTGAAGGTTATGTACAATCAGTCGACGGCCACAACCCTCTTTCACAGTCTGCCTCTTCTCAGGTACATATTTGTTCGAGAGAGAATCACCATAATCCATTCACATAGTTCTTTTTCTGCCATGGCCCACGATGCACTCTTCCACGCCAAGACCATGGGGCTACAGACAGTCTTCACGGACCATTCTCTTTTTGGATTTGCCGATGTCAGCTCGGTGCTTACTAACAAACTTCTAACCGTGTCACTCTGTGACACAAACCATATAATCTGTGTCTCTTATACTAGCAaagaaaacactgtcctaagagcagCACTGAATCCAGAGATAGTGTCGGTCATCCCCAATGCCGTAGACCCCACCGACTTCACTCCAGATCCGTTTAGGAGAGACGATAGTGTAATAACTATTGTTGTGATCAGCAGGCTTGtttacagaaaag GGATTGATTTGCTTAGCGGGATAATTCCTGAACTGTGTCAGAAATATCCAGATTTACATTTCattgttggaggagaagggccaaagAGAATTGTTTTGGAAGAAGTTCGAGAAAGATACCAACTGCATGACAG AGTGCGACTCCTGGGAGCCTTGGAGCACCAGGACGTTAGAAATGTCTTGGTTCAGGGACATATTTTTCTCAACACTTCTCTTACGGAGGCCTTCTGTATGGCGATTGTCGAAGCTGCTAGTTGCGGTTTACAG GTTGTCAGTACCCGAGTTGGTGGAATTCCTGAGGTTCTCCCAGAAAATCTTATTATCTTATGTGAACCTTCTGTAAAATCTTTGTGTGATGGCTTGGAAAAAGCAATTTCCCAACTGAAATCAGGAACATTGCCAGCTCCAGAAAAAATCCATAATCGAGTGAAGACTTTCTATACTTGGAGGAACGTTGCAGAGAGAACTGAGAAA gTTTATGACCGCGTGGCAGGTGAGGTTGTACTCTCGATGGACAAGCGGCTGGACAGGCTAATATCTCACTGTGGCCCAGTAACTGGTTACATTTTTGCCTTGTTTGCGGTGttcagcttcctcttccttctcttcctgagGTGGATAACTCCGGATTCCACCATTGACGTTGCAATAGATGCCACAGGACCAAATGGAGCGTGGACTCGACAGTATTCTTTTagtaaaaaggggaaaaagaatgaTGAGATTGCAAAAACGAGGTAG